A region of Nostoc sp. 'Peltigera membranacea cyanobiont' N6 DNA encodes the following proteins:
- the cas5d gene encoding type I-D CRISPR-associated protein Cas5/Csc1 — translation MVFISRCQLELHDSLYFATREIGRLYETEPIIHNYALCYALGLVDSQIYSTTVAEEHSYRYFCPEQVPKYEEHLTPLNQQGIYVTPARSLNHSSILNTWKYANNNYHVEMEKTQKNIPSFGRAKEIAAESKFEFFVISQKELKLPRWIRLGKWMSKAEVTVEQLPKHKISEGIFTCTHPLNPLDVMFTNQVISYDVVNMPPVSLIQNVQMRGQYYQFDGIQNLKIPVRIEYLFRS, via the coding sequence ATGGTGTTTATTTCCCGTTGTCAATTAGAGTTGCACGACAGCCTTTATTTCGCAACTCGTGAAATCGGGCGATTGTATGAAACAGAGCCAATAATTCATAATTACGCTCTTTGTTATGCACTGGGTTTAGTTGATAGCCAAATCTACTCTACTACCGTTGCTGAAGAACATTCCTATCGCTATTTTTGCCCCGAACAAGTGCCAAAATATGAGGAGCATTTAACGCCACTAAATCAACAAGGAATTTACGTAACTCCGGCGCGATCGCTCAATCATTCTTCTATCCTCAACACCTGGAAGTATGCTAACAACAACTACCACGTTGAAATGGAGAAAACACAGAAAAATATCCCTAGTTTTGGCAGAGCAAAGGAAATAGCAGCAGAAAGTAAATTTGAGTTTTTTGTCATATCTCAAAAAGAACTCAAACTACCAAGGTGGATTCGCTTGGGTAAATGGATGAGCAAGGCTGAAGTTACAGTTGAACAATTACCGAAACATAAAATTTCTGAAGGTATATTCACTTGTACACATCCATTAAATCCTTTAGATGTAATGTTCACCAATCAAGTGATTAGCTATGACGTTGTGAATATGCCTCCAGTTAGCTTAATTCAGAATGTCCAAATGCGAGGTCAATACTATCAATTTGATGGCATTCAAAACTTAAAAATTCCAGTTCGGATAGAATATCTGTTTCGGAGTTAA
- a CDS encoding PDDEXK nuclease domain-containing protein yields the protein MSNSISDDYRNLLMEVQQRIRSAQYEALKAVNREMINLYWDIGQMIVIKQQDASWGKSVVEQLAKDLQAEFPGISGFSARNIWNMRNFYVTYSQNEKLQPLVAEIGWTHNLVILEKCKDDLEREFYIRMTRKFGWTKNVLIHQIENQTYEKTLLNQTNFDQSISAEIRNQLKLAVKDEYTFDFLELADEHSERQLEESILAKVQPFLQEMGGIFAFIGSQYRLEVDDEEYFIDILLYHRRLKCLVAIELKIGKFLPEYIGKMQFYLAVLDNTVKLPDENPSIGIILCKSKQRTIVEYALKESNKPIGVATYQIVSKVPQELKNQLPDPEQVARLLEGFE from the coding sequence ATGAGTAATTCCATTTCTGACGATTATAGAAATCTACTTATGGAAGTACAACAACGGATTCGTTCAGCCCAGTACGAAGCATTAAAGGCAGTTAATCGGGAAATGATTAACCTGTATTGGGATATTGGGCAGATGATTGTTATCAAACAACAGGATGCTAGTTGGGGTAAATCAGTAGTAGAACAGTTAGCAAAAGACTTACAAGCAGAGTTTCCTGGTATTAGTGGTTTTTCTGCCAGAAATATCTGGAATATGCGAAATTTTTACGTCACATATAGCCAAAATGAAAAACTGCAACCATTGGTTGCAGAAATTGGATGGACTCACAATTTAGTCATTTTAGAAAAATGCAAAGATGACTTAGAACGAGAATTCTACATTAGAATGACTCGGAAATTTGGCTGGACAAAAAACGTTTTAATTCACCAAATTGAAAATCAAACTTATGAAAAAACTCTGCTGAATCAAACTAATTTTGATCAAAGCATCTCAGCAGAGATCCGTAACCAATTAAAGCTAGCAGTTAAAGATGAATATACTTTTGATTTTTTGGAATTAGCAGATGAACACAGCGAACGACAGCTAGAAGAGTCAATATTAGCAAAAGTTCAACCTTTCTTACAAGAAATGGGTGGAATATTTGCCTTTATTGGTAGCCAATATCGTTTAGAAGTTGATGATGAAGAATATTTTATAGATATCTTATTATATCATCGCCGTTTAAAGTGTTTGGTGGCAATAGAACTAAAAATTGGTAAGTTTTTACCTGAATATATTGGCAAAATGCAGTTTTATTTAGCTGTTTTAGATAATACTGTAAAGCTACCAGATGAAAATCCTTCTATTGGGATTATTCTTTGTAAATCTAAACAGAGAACTATTGTTGAATATGCACTAAAGGAATCTAATAAACCAATTGGTGTTGCAACTTACCAAATAGTGTCTAAAGTACCACAAGAATTAAAAAATCAACTTCCAGATCCAGAGCAAGTTGCTAGATTGCTAGAAGGATTTGAATGA
- the cas10d gene encoding type I-D CRISPR-associated protein Cas10d/Csc3 — translation MAKKSKKSDEYQQLSLLEAETENDSTSELSDDDWMSGDDSDFQETSNLKVETQSAALLTLKLLQDAIKSENDDDLIMQEFSDYVLPNLLRVAVGVTAKGGKFFDYFDEKRGKEIENFHKNNLGKSHKIKEPKKLDRRNAGDQSLNTHLLNGLLPANLIERCLNKLDTTAKRVIQEQERRLLIAGFILHDFEKFDYRLFPQMPDNYKAIGQDKEQDIRKLSVDAHREIIDVIVCELGLDKFVSPDEPTAWQEYRDDLLFIAYNAQRRNDTNLNVSEHGLHPIIDDYILICLADLTCLADLLSSVIKHPQDAEHQALNGILHSLSDGQLKFTYHSIAENRGVLTNVVNNALIQAHTSLNTDEHTYYEPLLYLPTGVIYLASRNAPAISPEDLPDRVVNSIKSLCAGQLRLRQTGFGRDGKGMKYAEYYNLFFDDIGLMKVALDATLRILNPNKGSVAKSRSENLNKFQQQNVLSADYDFKFEDDIRIDQIAEFGDLVSRKIWEETVNRVDSARKKDKKLPAVPDFDLTHKVAEFWNLAECLPQIREIQRINESLKENKLKGNTGGVPYEWYYLAAKYLEHHPGIEDVREACQQVIDYLTTLISPIISQYKLPDGWDDLRLWVQRVVMLPGTNQVSSVKAQVETFLDELGNYNAAKKAGRGKQLICSISHSAYTVTEQMESAVLFTPQVYTNKQMLGGSNAKRNISSIAGVEMMLRQILMNQTQAVGKRFEDGKYRYLYFYPTYYFTPETNKFLQKAYNGIAQTRFDTSIRNHFISKDLQADLGRDRYQSVDSFLIDENLQRDKDRTFKLSYPEDQPLTFYFMALPPGRDSTDTESWVMPTWLAFAFPMILDVKTVVSESPIPPFNDGAEFEESVFLDSAPHAFRALVRRDRFRLDYILEGWNENGIQYPAPLNVLTAAYAIHLDVNARQGKSGYDANWGRFTELAKDFETSPLYVFSYLNRWVRNQGLETARIEKIRLYAYHFYPCFDPYVKYDTNMEQLIVGEASSLNHPKKLTDLYRRFYRANKRYNPKSNAVLKPVDIAAETILKAESSVFQGETLVVAVAAEVFKLMDRVHSSTAEGRWIMSKREEERQAVLDFAKYFVVEVFDNAFAGDRARLAGRQLNLIRDTCEFLYRLEDDKENAGINEKSVEIDNELMQEFIDNL, via the coding sequence ATGGCGAAAAAAAGTAAAAAATCCGATGAATATCAACAACTATCACTTTTAGAAGCAGAAACAGAAAATGATTCAACCTCGGAACTATCAGATGATGATTGGATGTCTGGAGATGATTCTGATTTTCAAGAAACATCTAATCTAAAAGTCGAAACACAATCAGCAGCACTCTTAACTCTCAAGTTACTGCAAGATGCAATTAAGTCAGAAAATGACGATGATTTAATTATGCAGGAATTTAGTGATTACGTTTTACCCAATCTTTTACGGGTAGCAGTTGGAGTTACAGCCAAAGGTGGGAAATTTTTTGATTATTTCGATGAAAAGAGAGGAAAAGAAATAGAGAATTTTCACAAAAATAATTTAGGAAAAAGTCACAAAATAAAAGAGCCGAAAAAACTTGACCGAAGAAATGCAGGCGATCAATCTTTAAATACTCATTTACTCAATGGTTTACTACCAGCTAATTTAATAGAACGTTGTCTCAATAAACTTGATACCACTGCAAAAAGGGTAATTCAAGAACAAGAAAGACGCTTATTAATTGCTGGGTTTATTTTACATGATTTTGAAAAATTTGATTATCGGCTATTTCCTCAAATGCCAGATAATTATAAAGCAATTGGTCAAGATAAAGAACAAGACATTCGCAAGTTATCTGTAGATGCCCACCGCGAAATTATAGATGTTATAGTCTGTGAATTAGGTCTTGATAAATTTGTTAGCCCTGATGAACCAACAGCATGGCAAGAATATCGAGATGATTTGTTATTTATTGCCTACAATGCCCAGCGTCGAAATGATACAAATCTCAATGTTTCTGAGCATGGTTTACATCCAATAATAGATGATTATATCCTGATATGTCTTGCTGATTTAACTTGTTTAGCTGATTTACTTTCCTCAGTTATTAAACATCCTCAAGATGCAGAACACCAAGCATTAAATGGAATTCTCCACAGCCTCAGTGATGGACAGTTGAAGTTTACCTATCATAGCATTGCTGAGAATCGGGGTGTTTTAACTAATGTGGTCAATAATGCTTTAATTCAGGCTCATACTAGTCTCAATACTGATGAACATACTTACTATGAACCTTTGTTATATCTGCCAACAGGCGTAATTTACTTGGCTTCGCGCAATGCTCCAGCTATCTCGCCGGAAGATTTACCAGACCGTGTAGTTAACAGTATTAAATCGCTTTGTGCAGGCCAATTACGCCTCAGACAAACAGGATTTGGTAGAGATGGCAAAGGCATGAAATATGCCGAATATTACAATTTATTTTTTGACGACATAGGCTTGATGAAAGTAGCCTTAGATGCTACATTACGCATCTTAAACCCTAATAAAGGCTCTGTTGCTAAAAGTCGCAGCGAAAATCTAAACAAGTTTCAGCAACAAAATGTTTTATCTGCTGATTATGACTTCAAATTTGAAGACGATATCCGCATTGACCAAATAGCAGAATTTGGTGATTTAGTTAGCCGGAAGATTTGGGAAGAAACAGTTAATCGCGTTGATTCTGCTCGTAAGAAAGATAAAAAGCTGCCAGCAGTTCCCGATTTTGATTTAACTCACAAAGTTGCAGAATTTTGGAATTTAGCAGAATGTTTACCCCAAATTCGAGAAATTCAACGCATTAACGAAAGTCTCAAAGAAAACAAGTTAAAGGGGAATACTGGAGGAGTACCTTATGAATGGTATTATCTTGCGGCTAAATATTTAGAACATCATCCAGGAATTGAAGATGTACGCGAAGCTTGTCAGCAAGTTATTGACTATTTGACAACCTTAATTTCTCCGATAATTTCTCAGTATAAATTGCCTGATGGTTGGGATGATTTAAGGCTTTGGGTACAACGAGTTGTGATGTTACCAGGCACTAATCAAGTATCATCTGTTAAAGCTCAAGTTGAAACATTCCTAGATGAGTTAGGTAATTACAATGCTGCGAAAAAAGCAGGGCGAGGGAAACAATTAATCTGCTCCATTTCTCATTCTGCTTACACGGTTACTGAGCAAATGGAATCAGCAGTTTTATTTACGCCACAAGTTTATACAAATAAGCAAATGTTAGGAGGTTCCAACGCTAAACGCAATATCTCCAGTATCGCAGGTGTAGAGATGATGCTGAGGCAAATCTTGATGAATCAAACTCAAGCTGTAGGTAAGCGATTTGAAGATGGTAAATATCGCTATCTCTATTTTTATCCTACTTATTACTTTACTCCAGAGACTAATAAATTTTTGCAGAAAGCTTACAACGGTATTGCTCAAACTCGCTTTGATACCAGCATTCGCAATCATTTTATCAGTAAGGATTTACAGGCGGATTTGGGGCGCGATCGCTACCAAAGTGTAGATAGTTTCTTAATCGATGAAAACCTTCAGCGTGACAAGGATCGCACCTTTAAGCTTTCCTATCCTGAAGACCAGCCTTTAACATTTTACTTCATGGCACTCCCGCCAGGAAGAGACAGCACCGATACAGAATCTTGGGTAATGCCAACTTGGTTAGCGTTTGCTTTCCCGATGATTTTAGATGTTAAAACTGTGGTTTCAGAGTCACCAATTCCACCATTTAATGATGGGGCTGAATTTGAGGAAAGCGTTTTCCTTGATAGTGCGCCTCATGCTTTCCGTGCTTTAGTAAGGCGCGATCGCTTCCGTCTTGACTACATCCTCGAAGGCTGGAATGAAAACGGCATCCAATACCCAGCACCTTTAAATGTGCTTACCGCCGCTTATGCCATTCATTTAGATGTGAATGCGCGACAAGGTAAGTCTGGTTACGATGCCAATTGGGGGAGATTTACAGAACTGGCTAAAGATTTTGAAACCAGTCCTTTGTACGTTTTTTCTTATCTCAATCGCTGGGTACGTAACCAGGGTTTGGAAACAGCGCGAATTGAAAAAATCCGGCTTTATGCCTATCATTTTTATCCTTGTTTTGACCCTTATGTGAAATATGACACTAATATGGAGCAATTAATTGTGGGAGAAGCATCAAGTCTGAATCATCCTAAGAAATTAACAGATTTATATCGCAGATTTTACCGAGCTAATAAGCGTTATAATCCTAAGTCTAATGCTGTGTTGAAACCAGTTGATATTGCGGCTGAAACTATACTCAAAGCTGAGTCAAGTGTGTTTCAGGGAGAAACATTAGTTGTGGCTGTTGCAGCAGAAGTTTTTAAACTCATGGATCGCGTTCATTCTTCTACTGCTGAAGGACGTTGGATTATGAGCAAACGAGAAGAAGAACGGCAAGCTGTTCTAGATTTTGCCAAGTATTTTGTAGTGGAGGTATTTGATAACGCATTTGCAGGCGATCGCGCTCGTTTGGCAGGTCGTCAACTCAACTTAATTCGAGATACCTGTGAATTTCTTTATCGTCTTGAAGATGACAAAGAAAATGCAGGAATAAATGAAAAGTCTGTGGAAATAGATAACGAGCTGATGCAAGAATTTATTGATAATCTATGA
- the cas7d gene encoding type I-D CRISPR-associated protein Cas7/Csc2 — protein sequence MAILKTVESKFFQTEIPYKPMGKYVHFLTIRITESYPLFQTDAELNKARVRAGVKDKTTISRLSMFKRKQSTPERLVGRELLRNYGLMTAEECEYNVNFAMDNPDCIIYGFAIGDSGSEKSKVVVDTAFSITAFDESHETFTLNAPYENGTMASKGENGSKPGEVTSRINQQDHIRPQVFFPSIVTLKDPTEASFLYVFNNILRTRHYGAQTTRTGRVRNELIGVVFADGEITSNLRWTQAIYDQMKSNNTLNAPDPLDEDDVITAAKNAIEALMADEFIVHTDFIGNAFVSLINEVKTLIGSEKGIQAILQKADAEAKDYAKKHISKKKTTAKAGKE from the coding sequence ATGGCAATTTTAAAAACTGTTGAATCCAAATTCTTTCAAACTGAGATTCCTTACAAACCAATGGGGAAATATGTTCATTTCTTGACCATTCGCATTACTGAATCTTATCCTTTATTCCAGACAGATGCAGAACTGAATAAAGCACGAGTAAGAGCAGGAGTTAAAGACAAAACTACAATTAGCCGTTTGTCAATGTTCAAGCGCAAACAGTCTACTCCAGAGCGTTTAGTTGGTCGGGAATTGCTGCGTAACTATGGCTTGATGACGGCTGAAGAATGCGAATACAACGTGAATTTTGCAATGGATAATCCTGATTGCATCATTTACGGATTTGCTATTGGTGACTCTGGCTCTGAAAAATCGAAAGTTGTAGTAGACACGGCATTTTCAATTACAGCTTTTGATGAATCACACGAAACATTTACCCTCAATGCTCCTTATGAAAATGGTACGATGGCTTCCAAGGGTGAAAATGGTTCTAAACCTGGTGAAGTTACCAGTCGAATTAATCAGCAAGACCATATTAGACCGCAAGTTTTCTTTCCTAGTATTGTCACCTTAAAAGACCCCACTGAGGCTAGCTTTCTTTACGTTTTTAATAACATTTTGCGAACTCGTCATTATGGAGCGCAAACAACCCGTACAGGTAGGGTTAGAAATGAGTTAATTGGTGTTGTCTTTGCGGACGGAGAAATTACTAGTAACCTGCGTTGGACTCAGGCAATATATGACCAAATGAAATCTAATAATACTTTAAATGCTCCCGATCCACTAGATGAAGATGATGTGATTACTGCTGCAAAAAATGCTATTGAAGCGTTAATGGCTGATGAGTTTATTGTTCACACAGATTTTATTGGGAATGCTTTTGTATCCCTAATTAATGAAGTCAAAACTTTAATAGGAAGTGAAAAAGGAATTCAGGCAATTTTGCAAAAAGCTGATGCAGAAGCTAAAGATTATGCCAAGAAACATATCAGCAAGAAGAAAACTACTGCTAAAGCGGGGAAAGAGTAA
- a CDS encoding aminoglycoside phosphotransferase family protein: MVLSLSSHNVIQYLQEAGLCSSEDDASDKSELPGSSKNNSDLLVTLADNRKLLVKQERNVKNNDGAPHELFQEWLFHQLLQQFPVLGNISAIAPLVVHFDEENSILVRNYLSEYRELATFYHNNEICPEEIATAIGTTLAGLHRATYNRREYKDFMATAPQGEFRYGFYNPAQGVESIGPEIFGTVPTDALKFYLLYQQSESLESAIADLAYAWNPCCLTHNNLKLNNILVHSRWEKLDNCLVKLINWEACSWGDPAFDLGTLLASYLGIWLNSLVVDPTIELQESLHLALTPLESLQPSIIALIRAYLNAFPMILEYRSDFIVRVIQFAGLALIHQIQDMITCRKSFNNADICMLQVAKSLLTMPQQGVLTIFGISESEILNPVGKVHKLPQPVEEPQLLRLYYEKTRLRGC, from the coding sequence ATGGTATTATCACTGTCTTCTCATAACGTTATCCAGTATCTGCAAGAAGCGGGGCTGTGTAGCTCAGAAGATGACGCATCAGATAAATCTGAGTTGCCAGGAAGTAGTAAGAACAATTCCGATTTACTCGTGACTCTAGCAGATAATCGGAAACTGCTCGTTAAACAAGAACGTAACGTTAAAAACAATGACGGCGCTCCTCATGAATTGTTTCAGGAGTGGCTATTTCATCAGTTGCTCCAGCAGTTTCCCGTTCTCGGCAATATTTCCGCGATCGCACCATTAGTAGTCCATTTTGACGAAGAGAATTCTATTCTTGTTCGCAACTACTTAAGTGAATATCGGGAACTTGCGACATTCTACCACAACAATGAGATTTGTCCAGAAGAAATTGCCACTGCCATCGGCACTACTTTAGCGGGACTCCATCGCGCAACCTACAACCGCCGAGAATATAAGGATTTCATGGCAACTGCTCCCCAAGGAGAGTTTCGCTATGGCTTTTACAATCCGGCGCAAGGGGTAGAGTCAATTGGGCCAGAGATTTTTGGCACAGTTCCCACGGATGCGCTGAAATTCTATCTACTCTACCAGCAATCGGAGAGTTTGGAATCTGCGATCGCAGATTTGGCTTATGCCTGGAATCCTTGCTGCTTGACTCACAACAACCTGAAATTGAACAACATTTTGGTTCATTCCAGGTGGGAAAAACTAGACAATTGCCTAGTAAAACTAATTAATTGGGAAGCTTGTTCTTGGGGAGATCCAGCTTTTGATTTAGGTACTTTACTCGCAAGCTATTTAGGCATTTGGCTCAATAGCCTTGTAGTAGATCCCACCATTGAGTTACAAGAATCTCTACATCTGGCGTTGACTCCATTGGAGAGTTTACAACCTTCAATTATTGCTCTAATTAGAGCTTATCTAAATGCCTTCCCCATGATTTTGGAATACCGTAGTGACTTTATTGTGCGCGTTATTCAATTTGCAGGGCTAGCACTGATTCATCAAATTCAGGATATGATTACCTGCCGGAAATCCTTTAATAATGCTGATATTTGTATGCTGCAAGTGGCTAAAAGTTTACTCACTATGCCGCAGCAAGGCGTACTGACTATTTTCGGGATATCAGAGTCAGAAATCCTTAACCCTGTTGGAAAAGTTCATAAACTTCCTCAGCCTGTAGAGGAGCCACAGCTACTTCGACTCTATTACGAAAAAACCCGGCTTCGGGGTTGTTAA
- a CDS encoding WYL domain-containing protein — protein sequence MSRKGQSITLSISERDKAELEAIAREFGMMWGEEPNISKLIKAIAQRKLLIGNNNDWKEPRIRALHRCINALTDIGQIEQAQIIANLLLERSELSLPLRGEIERFLENLPPPWRLEIDRYILREQPFQLSYQDAAERVFNFTVRHAKVTPHEKRQYLDCWCEETEGNFDIPELIHNWSLRLDRITEAAVMPISGEWRTNLTEIEVEMHLFAGLAFAYQAKQEDNINEWIPDKPRVRRVVRRVSSTFWFSREVMQYAPDCVVILPENVRDRLKQKLLTLCNLYDIETRY from the coding sequence ATGAGTCGAAAAGGTCAATCTATTACACTGTCGATATCAGAACGTGATAAAGCCGAGCTAGAAGCGATCGCTCGTGAATTCGGTATGATGTGGGGAGAGGAGCCTAACATCTCTAAGTTAATTAAAGCGATCGCTCAACGTAAGTTACTCATCGGTAACAATAATGATTGGAAAGAACCACGCATCAGGGCATTACATAGATGTATCAATGCGTTGACAGATATCGGGCAAATTGAACAAGCCCAAATCATTGCAAACTTACTTCTCGAACGCAGCGAACTATCATTACCGTTGCGGGGCGAAATCGAACGTTTCTTAGAGAATTTGCCCCCGCCTTGGCGTTTAGAAATAGACCGCTATATCTTGCGCGAACAGCCCTTTCAGCTTTCTTATCAAGATGCAGCAGAGCGTGTGTTTAATTTTACCGTTCGTCACGCCAAAGTTACACCCCACGAAAAGCGGCAATATCTTGATTGCTGGTGCGAAGAGACAGAAGGAAACTTTGATATCCCAGAACTGATTCACAACTGGAGTTTACGATTAGACAGGATTACAGAAGCTGCTGTCATGCCAATTTCTGGTGAGTGGCGAACTAATTTGACTGAGATAGAAGTGGAAATGCATCTATTTGCAGGTTTGGCTTTTGCCTATCAAGCTAAACAAGAAGACAATATCAATGAGTGGATACCAGATAAACCGCGAGTCCGGCGAGTTGTCAGGCGAGTATCTAGTACATTTTGGTTTAGCCGCGAAGTGATGCAGTATGCGCCAGATTGTGTAGTCATATTACCTGAGAATGTGCGCGATCGCCTCAAACAAAAACTCCTCACCCTCTGCAATTTATACGACATCGAAACCAGGTATTAA
- the cas3 gene encoding type I-D CRISPR-associated helicase Cas3': MSENYRITLKPVYSQTVPTPDGVKLPKDWLLSWHQAATLEALRDPNIDVVFNTAMTGDGKSLAGYLDILQRHSPVLGLYPTNELARDQEKQIRGYIDKFQPEHKPRVNRLSGQELEIYAEEENLKKGAALETRTAQSDILLTNPDIFHYLHYGAYLFSKDNPDKLWNRIDKRFNLIIFDEFHVFQAPQIVSVINTMLLIRHTNRRKKFLFLSATPNPQLIERLKLADFRCHEINPLEENKYQFPDNLPEPEYLKTQSWRKVVGEISLQFVSLEPTSKASETWLKDNVALILEHLQKHPGSKGAIILNSIAAVKRLKDFFTSFLQPYNLTVEENTGLSGKKTKEESLNADLVLGTSTIDVGVDFKINFLFFESADAGNFIQRLGRLGRHDGYERDGQQINFTNFTAYALVPEFLVKRLFEKDEKDETPLLKSGEVYERPFFHDQIRDKYRKINDFTGYYFKWGVVQSMRLVRQLGHPNIKQQYAAGSQEALKKDCEIVFSTDKRKVNLKAAFIRSKEWEEKWHELSGTDKGNPILEEAVSFRGKSPLLCGIYDTTEKNEADKFKTYDLPGILSNLEIEPMKGTEFERLRQATAECTDTTIPKGRFKNCLGFMKLLRYREERLDWKFTYPGDLKPFADNWDVQVLLGIQVWQPANYWISEINKQLKKQALVSYLLPFPLERVRQQGRLPMHFQIYPISDQYSVLDNTPPYCIAFGQSALLLDTLTHWFKSKGDEIWITPCLDP; encoded by the coding sequence ATGTCCGAAAATTACAGAATTACTCTCAAGCCTGTTTACTCGCAAACCGTCCCGACACCTGACGGGGTTAAATTACCTAAAGATTGGTTACTTTCTTGGCATCAAGCCGCAACTTTAGAAGCATTGCGCGATCCAAATATTGATGTCGTGTTCAACACTGCGATGACTGGCGATGGTAAAAGTCTCGCCGGATACCTGGATATTTTGCAAAGACACTCTCCAGTTTTAGGGCTATATCCCACAAACGAACTCGCTAGAGATCAAGAAAAACAAATTAGAGGATACATTGATAAATTTCAGCCTGAACATAAACCGCGTGTTAATCGATTAAGTGGGCAAGAATTAGAAATTTATGCTGAAGAAGAAAACTTGAAAAAAGGCGCAGCCTTAGAAACTCGTACTGCACAATCGGATATTTTACTTACCAATCCTGATATTTTTCACTACTTACATTATGGTGCATACTTATTTTCCAAAGATAATCCTGATAAGCTTTGGAATCGAATCGATAAGAGGTTTAATCTCATTATATTTGATGAGTTCCACGTATTCCAAGCACCACAAATTGTCAGTGTAATCAACACAATGCTATTGATTCGTCACACTAACAGACGTAAAAAGTTTTTATTTCTTTCTGCCACACCAAACCCGCAGTTAATTGAAAGGCTTAAATTAGCAGATTTTCGCTGTCATGAAATTAACCCACTTGAAGAGAATAAATATCAATTTCCTGATAATTTGCCTGAACCTGAGTATCTAAAAACCCAATCTTGGCGAAAAGTTGTAGGGGAAATATCATTGCAGTTTGTCAGTTTAGAACCTACATCTAAAGCTTCAGAAACTTGGTTAAAAGATAATGTAGCGTTAATTTTAGAGCATTTACAAAAGCATCCAGGTAGCAAAGGTGCAATTATTCTTAATTCTATTGCTGCTGTGAAAAGATTAAAGGATTTTTTTACATCTTTTCTCCAGCCGTATAATTTAACAGTTGAAGAAAATACTGGTTTATCTGGGAAAAAAACTAAAGAAGAATCCCTAAATGCTGATTTAGTTTTAGGAACTAGCACTATTGATGTGGGTGTTGATTTCAAAATCAATTTCTTGTTTTTTGAATCAGCAGACGCAGGTAATTTTATCCAGCGTTTAGGCAGACTGGGACGACATGATGGTTATGAACGTGACGGACAGCAGATTAATTTTACTAACTTTACTGCTTATGCACTTGTCCCTGAATTTTTGGTGAAAAGGCTTTTTGAAAAAGATGAGAAGGATGAAACACCACTATTGAAGTCAGGCGAAGTTTATGAACGTCCATTTTTTCACGATCAAATTAGGGATAAATACCGCAAAATTAATGATTTTACAGGCTATTACTTTAAATGGGGTGTTGTTCAATCTATGCGACTGGTTCGACAGTTAGGACATCCTAATATTAAACAGCAATATGCAGCAGGTAGTCAGGAAGCACTAAAGAAAGATTGTGAGATAGTTTTCAGCACTGACAAAAGAAAAGTCAATCTTAAAGCAGCCTTTATCCGTAGCAAAGAATGGGAAGAAAAATGGCACGAACTTTCAGGAACAGATAAGGGAAATCCTATTTTAGAGGAGGCTGTGAGTTTTCGGGGTAAGAGTCCTTTACTGTGTGGAATTTACGACACTACCGAAAAAAATGAGGCTGATAAGTTCAAAACCTACGATTTACCTGGAATTCTCAGCAACTTGGAAATTGAACCGATGAAGGGGACAGAATTTGAACGACTGCGACAAGCGACAGCAGAATGCACAGATACAACTATTCCCAAAGGCAGGTTTAAAAACTGTCTAGGATTTATGAAATTACTTCGCTATCGAGAAGAAAGACTAGATTGGAAATTTACTTATCCTGGGGACTTGAAACCCTTTGCTGATAATTGGGATGTACAGGTGTTGTTGGGTATTCAGGTTTGGCAACCTGCAAACTATTGGATTAGTGAAATTAACAAGCAATTGAAGAAGCAGGCATTAGTTAGTTATCTGCTGCCTTTTCCCTTAGAGAGAGTACGTCAGCAAGGAAGATTGCCAATGCACTTTCAGATTTACCCAATTAGTGACCAATATAGTGTTTTAGATAATACACCACCATACTGCATTGCTTTCGGGCAGTCTGCACTATTGCTAGATACCTTGACACATTGGTTTAAAAGTAAAGGGGATGAAATATGGATAACGCCATGTTTAGATCCCTAA